The following proteins come from a genomic window of Geomonas sp. RF6:
- a CDS encoding tyrosine-type recombinase/integrase, with product MSVYRRSKNGVFYMDYVYKGMRVYKTTGKYTKRDAKLIEAADKQRLRDEATLPPVEKSSRLLLSEAVEQTHEAKWKANKDAVGTYRRAQGLIGLIGDIPIRSITEDTVEALMSMLEVKGVQTATVNRYLATLKTILKYKKQPYDHIRLKKERKGRIRVLSQDEEQMVVTLLRDSHHSDSRRYFGEVADLVEVLTDTGCRLSELLNLRYEEVDFDTGLISIWINKGERPRSIPMTSRVRGILETRQAEVVKPFAISINKVEYAWGWVRRQMNLQHDKEFVLHALRHTCASRLVNRGVDLYVVKEWLGHSTIQITERYAHLNPNKLLHAVEVLEEPRCQTLSRDRA from the coding sequence ATGTCAGTCTACAGACGAAGCAAAAACGGCGTGTTCTACATGGATTACGTCTATAAGGGCATGAGGGTCTACAAGACAACTGGCAAGTACACCAAGCGTGACGCCAAGCTCATTGAAGCTGCCGACAAGCAGCGCCTTAGAGATGAGGCGACGTTACCACCTGTTGAGAAGTCGTCGCGGTTGCTTCTTAGCGAAGCTGTTGAGCAGACACATGAGGCGAAATGGAAGGCTAACAAGGACGCAGTTGGTACGTATAGGCGGGCACAGGGCCTTATCGGACTGATAGGGGACATACCTATCCGCTCAATAACGGAGGACACCGTTGAAGCTCTCATGTCCATGCTTGAGGTGAAGGGCGTACAGACCGCCACGGTCAATAGGTATCTGGCAACATTGAAGACTATTCTCAAATATAAGAAGCAACCGTATGACCATATCCGGCTCAAGAAGGAGCGGAAGGGGAGAATCCGAGTACTATCCCAGGATGAGGAGCAGATGGTTGTCACGTTGTTGCGTGACAGCCATCACTCCGATAGTAGGCGGTATTTCGGAGAGGTTGCGGACCTTGTAGAGGTGCTTACGGACACCGGTTGCAGGCTGTCGGAGCTGCTGAACCTCCGGTATGAGGAGGTGGACTTTGATACTGGCCTCATCTCCATATGGATCAACAAGGGGGAGCGACCGAGGAGCATTCCGATGACGAGCAGGGTACGCGGCATCCTGGAGACAAGACAGGCTGAGGTAGTAAAGCCGTTTGCCATCTCCATCAACAAGGTAGAGTATGCATGGGGCTGGGTCCGGAGGCAAATGAACCTTCAACATGACAAGGAGTTCGTCCTACATGCCTTGAGGCATACGTGCGCATCGAGGTTGGTGAACCGCGGAGTAGACCTTTATGTCGTGAAAGAGTGGTTGGGGCATTCAACTATTCAGATAACAGAAAGGTACGCTCACCTCAACCCAAACAAGTTGCTACACGCTGTGGAGGTGCTGGAGGAGCCAAGGTGTCAAACCCTTTCGCGAGATAGGGCTTGA
- a CDS encoding lipase family protein has product MTSSPGIRRAFHVAVVAITLFTTGCGSSSSSSSSENGGTVNINAGALLTSISNSIQQQTDAALKGWDWTSFITSFGSLLSSASYDLEMRKVTYQSTGADGQLHSMTGLLILPQRSNSKPSVPILMYQHATETYRPFSPSQYLLHRDRPTDYPEVMVAAAIASTGYAVAMPDYEGMGDNTDPHPAVHGASLAQQVIDMLRASRDIITGSSAPCTWNSQLFLMGYSEGGYVTMVATRQLQLNHAAEFPVTASAPLSGPHDLSGTMRAVILSDAPFKAPYFVPFLLTGYNYAYGSVTNVFSPAFALKDPTIAALVNGNTRSEDISKAMGMSFSPVQLIVPKSSLTQQFIDQLASDTSQVVSILRENDSYRGWAPNVPMRMIHHREDDLVPFANSQVAFNAFSTAGAKQWVSLVAEPATISISDNPVQTVHFSAAVPELSNGWRWLDSFKQ; this is encoded by the coding sequence ATGACCAGCTCACCTGGCATCAGGCGCGCATTCCACGTGGCAGTTGTCGCCATCACCCTCTTCACCACAGGCTGTGGGTCCTCCTCCTCATCATCATCGTCGGAAAACGGCGGCACGGTCAACATAAACGCCGGTGCCCTGCTCACCAGCATCAGCAACAGCATTCAGCAGCAGACAGACGCCGCATTAAAGGGGTGGGACTGGACCAGTTTCATCACCAGCTTCGGCAGCTTGCTCTCCAGTGCAAGCTATGATCTGGAGATGCGGAAGGTGACCTATCAGTCCACCGGCGCCGACGGCCAGTTGCACAGCATGACCGGCCTGCTTATCCTTCCGCAGCGCTCAAATTCGAAACCGTCAGTGCCAATCCTCATGTACCAGCACGCGACCGAAACATACCGCCCCTTCTCACCGTCCCAGTACCTGCTGCACCGGGACAGGCCTACCGATTACCCCGAAGTGATGGTTGCAGCGGCGATAGCCTCAACAGGCTATGCCGTAGCCATGCCGGACTATGAAGGGATGGGAGACAATACAGATCCCCACCCTGCCGTCCATGGCGCCTCGCTGGCCCAGCAGGTGATCGACATGCTGAGGGCAAGCCGCGACATCATCACGGGGAGCAGTGCCCCCTGCACCTGGAACAGCCAGCTCTTCCTTATGGGATATTCAGAGGGGGGGTACGTAACAATGGTTGCGACCCGACAGTTACAGCTGAATCACGCAGCGGAGTTCCCTGTCACCGCCTCCGCCCCCCTTTCCGGCCCTCACGACCTCTCCGGCACGATGCGCGCAGTCATCCTGTCCGATGCCCCGTTCAAAGCCCCTTACTTCGTTCCGTTCCTGCTGACGGGCTACAACTACGCCTACGGATCGGTGACGAATGTTTTCAGCCCCGCATTCGCGCTGAAGGATCCAACTATCGCAGCGCTGGTAAACGGCAACACTCGGTCGGAGGATATCAGCAAGGCGATGGGAATGAGCTTCAGCCCTGTACAGCTGATCGTGCCAAAGAGCAGCCTGACCCAGCAGTTCATAGACCAGCTCGCCAGCGACACAAGCCAGGTGGTCTCGATCCTGAGGGAGAATGACTCCTACCGCGGCTGGGCTCCGAACGTGCCGATGAGGATGATACACCACCGAGAAGATGACCTGGTTCCCTTCGCCAACTCACAAGTAGCCTTCAATGCCTTCAGCACCGCCGGCGCGAAGCAATGGGTATCACTCGTTGCGGAGCCGGCAACCATCAGCATCTCCGACAACCCCGTGCAGACAGTGCACTTCTCTGCCGCCGTCCCCGAGCTGAGTAACGGGTGGCGATGGCTGGACAGCTTCAAGCAGTAG
- a CDS encoding nitrous oxide-stimulated promoter family protein has product MPLSVRQIEREKRTILHMVQIYCACHRHVASGICAECTAVVR; this is encoded by the coding sequence TTGCCACTAAGTGTGAGGCAAATCGAGCGGGAGAAGCGGACTATCCTGCACATGGTGCAGATCTACTGCGCCTGCCACCGGCATGTCGCATCGGGGATTTGTGCGGAGTGTACTGCTGTCGTGCGCTAG
- a CDS encoding response regulator: MNNLANPKVSLLYVEDDQTTQEVVSDAIRRSFPTLDVLVGKTGEEGLELFERHRPQIVITDIMVPGMNGMEMAKHVRAESSTVLIIAATAYNNSEFLLDAIKVGVTHFLLKPLDLNSLLQAVRESISRVELEWEMKVEKELFWKLSHVVQQSPSSVIVANARGTIEYVNSRFASDSGFAAEDILGQSLRLIFSEARPFDNYEIIWSTLRRGLHWRGQVLRRRKNGEFLFQDVCIFPLSGDGGLITHYVAVLDDVANRAESKRVCPVNTSANGAGA; this comes from the coding sequence ATGAACAACCTGGCAAATCCGAAAGTTTCCCTCCTCTACGTCGAAGATGATCAGACGACGCAGGAAGTCGTGAGCGACGCCATTCGCAGGAGCTTTCCCACTCTGGACGTTCTTGTCGGGAAAACGGGGGAAGAGGGGCTTGAGCTTTTCGAGAGGCACCGTCCACAGATCGTCATCACCGACATCATGGTGCCGGGGATGAACGGGATGGAGATGGCAAAGCATGTGCGCGCCGAAAGCTCCACCGTGCTTATTATCGCCGCCACTGCCTACAACAATTCGGAATTCCTGCTCGACGCCATCAAGGTCGGTGTGACCCATTTTCTGCTCAAGCCGCTGGATCTCAACTCCCTGCTTCAGGCGGTACGCGAGTCCATTTCCAGGGTCGAGTTGGAGTGGGAGATGAAGGTGGAAAAGGAGCTTTTCTGGAAGCTGTCGCACGTTGTACAGCAGAGTCCCAGCAGCGTCATTGTCGCCAACGCGCGCGGCACCATCGAATACGTGAACAGCAGGTTTGCGAGCGACAGCGGTTTTGCCGCGGAGGATATTCTCGGGCAGAGCCTGCGCCTCATCTTTTCCGAGGCGCGCCCCTTCGACAATTACGAGATTATCTGGAGCACCTTGAGACGCGGTCTGCACTGGCGTGGGCAGGTGCTGCGGCGCAGAAAGAACGGCGAGTTCCTCTTTCAGGATGTCTGCATTTTCCCCCTTTCAGGTGACGGCGGCCTGATCACCCACTATGTAGCGGTGCTGGATGATGTCGCCAATCGTGCGGAAAGCAAGAGGGTCTGCCCGGTGAACACCTCGGCAAATGGCGCAGGAGCCTAG
- a CDS encoding glycerol-3-phosphate dehydrogenase/oxidase — protein MIRDALLERLREGEVFDLLIIGGGSVGCGIALDAATRGLSVALVEQGDFASGTSGRSTKLLHGGVRYLEAALLRFDRVQFRLVREALFERALLLRLAPHLTRRLTLVTPVYRNLELPYIFAGLKIYDALSGKMGIGPSRLLSRTETLRRCPAIRGMGLKGGVLYYDGQFDDARMNLALALTALQHGALVVNHVEAVSLLKEKGMVAGAVARDAYTAETFRIRARGVINAAGPRADRVRLLDDAGAAPLLRPSSGVHIVLDRRFAPPDAGITIPRTEDGRVLFLLPWQGHCLVGTTDEPASCDDDPVATEGEIEYLLRHLNRYLSVRVQRSDVKAAWSALRPLLSRDPLAMTARLARDHLVTVSSSGLITVAGGKWTTYRRMAMDAVDAAVTRHSLPQCSPCCTEKILLAGAEGFDPHASLRLPEGRALPAESARHLLRTYGAKAQEVASLCHGELAEALVQGHPYLKGEVLYAVRHELALSAADVLARRLPLALIDAVAARAAAEVVICLMARELGWDAVREGKERGDLERVLPASGTT, from the coding sequence ATGATACGCGACGCGCTCCTGGAGCGCCTGAGGGAGGGGGAAGTCTTCGATCTGCTCATCATCGGCGGGGGGAGCGTGGGATGCGGCATCGCCCTTGACGCTGCCACTCGCGGGCTTTCGGTGGCGCTGGTGGAGCAGGGGGATTTTGCCTCCGGGACCAGCGGCCGGAGCACGAAGCTTTTGCACGGCGGTGTCCGCTACCTGGAGGCGGCTCTGCTGCGCTTTGACCGGGTCCAGTTTCGCCTCGTGCGCGAGGCGCTTTTTGAGCGGGCCCTTCTCTTGCGTCTCGCCCCGCATCTCACTCGCCGCCTCACCCTTGTCACTCCGGTGTATCGGAACCTTGAGCTTCCCTACATTTTCGCAGGGTTAAAGATATACGACGCTCTTTCGGGAAAGATGGGTATCGGCCCCAGCCGCCTGCTGAGCAGGACCGAGACGCTGCGGCGGTGTCCGGCGATCCGCGGGATGGGGCTCAAGGGGGGCGTGCTCTACTATGACGGCCAGTTCGACGACGCCCGCATGAACCTGGCGCTGGCCCTTACCGCTCTCCAGCACGGCGCGCTGGTCGTCAATCATGTCGAGGCGGTATCTCTGCTGAAGGAAAAGGGAATGGTGGCGGGTGCGGTGGCGCGTGATGCCTATACGGCAGAGACTTTCCGCATCCGGGCACGGGGGGTGATCAACGCGGCTGGACCTCGCGCGGATCGGGTGCGCCTGCTCGATGACGCCGGGGCAGCTCCGCTCCTGCGCCCCAGCTCGGGGGTGCACATCGTGCTCGACCGCAGATTCGCACCGCCTGATGCAGGTATCACCATTCCGCGCACTGAAGACGGCAGGGTTCTCTTCCTGCTGCCGTGGCAGGGGCATTGTCTTGTCGGCACTACGGACGAGCCGGCAAGCTGCGACGACGACCCGGTTGCCACGGAAGGGGAGATCGAGTACCTGCTGCGTCACCTGAACCGCTACCTCTCCGTGCGGGTGCAGCGCTCCGACGTGAAGGCGGCCTGGTCGGCGCTCCGACCGCTCCTGTCTCGCGACCCTTTGGCAATGACGGCGCGGCTGGCCCGGGATCACCTGGTGACGGTGTCCTCCAGCGGCCTCATCACCGTGGCAGGGGGGAAGTGGACCACCTACCGGCGCATGGCGATGGATGCGGTCGACGCTGCGGTAACTCGTCACTCGCTGCCGCAGTGCTCCCCCTGCTGCACGGAAAAGATTCTGCTGGCAGGGGCGGAAGGTTTCGACCCGCACGCGTCGCTACGCCTGCCGGAGGGGAGGGCGCTCCCTGCGGAGAGTGCGCGTCATCTTCTCAGAACGTATGGAGCGAAAGCTCAGGAGGTGGCGAGCCTCTGTCACGGCGAGCTTGCGGAAGCGCTGGTGCAGGGGCATCCGTATCTGAAGGGAGAGGTACTCTATGCGGTGCGCCATGAGCTCGCTCTCTCTGCCGCCGACGTGCTTGCCCGCCGACTGCCGCTGGCGCTGATAGACGCTGTCGCGGCTCGTGCCGCCGCGGAAGTCGTAATTTGCTTGATGGCGCGAGAGCTTGGCTGGGATGCTGTCAGGGAAGGGAAGGAGAGGGGGGATCTGGAAAGGGTCCTACCGGCCAGCGGCACTACCTGA
- a CDS encoding UPF0158 family protein, translated as MRFGKIEDAFYFVSSAAPGDHVAVLNRKTGELFFGSDLAGHDHLPDDLDRNEDDYLEIPHKNDLCLGIAVVTDFVRTRCTEHMDTVRGIFSRPGAYSRYKSFLSEVGLLQEWYCFEMDRLGESLLSWCRESGVDLEDRS; from the coding sequence ATGAGATTCGGAAAGATTGAAGATGCCTTCTATTTCGTAAGCAGCGCCGCTCCCGGCGATCACGTTGCCGTGCTGAACCGCAAAACCGGCGAGCTCTTTTTCGGCTCCGACCTTGCCGGACACGACCACCTGCCGGATGACCTGGACCGCAACGAGGACGACTACCTGGAGATACCGCACAAGAATGACCTTTGTCTCGGCATCGCCGTCGTCACCGACTTTGTCCGTACCCGCTGCACAGAGCATATGGACACCGTACGCGGTATCTTCTCGCGTCCGGGCGCCTACAGCCGCTACAAGTCGTTTCTTTCCGAGGTGGGGCTTCTGCAGGAATGGTACTGCTTCGAGATGGACCGGCTCGGGGAGTCGCTCCTTTCGTGGTGCAGGGAAAGCGGGGTGGACCTTGAAGATCGTTCCTGA
- a CDS encoding methylated-DNA--[protein]-cysteine S-methyltransferase, whose protein sequence is MAPKEYTEPEQVTCTCTIETPLGMMTAAAEETFLTGLWFIGQKHYPMEVSDWETRPDIEVFRWLKLYLKCYFGGKVGNHDFPLAPRGSRQQLEVWEALRTVPYGRTVRPEALLRDVIRQSGCETLTSQGLQAAIERTPISILIPSHRILRSVGSLADYPGGPQRKEALLGVEGVLSVGNVLRHSSSRAVQELTGWRYGKL, encoded by the coding sequence ATGGCGCCAAAAGAGTACACGGAGCCCGAGCAGGTTACCTGCACCTGCACGATAGAAACTCCGCTCGGTATGATGACTGCCGCAGCCGAGGAGACCTTCTTGACCGGCCTGTGGTTCATCGGCCAGAAGCACTACCCGATGGAAGTATCCGATTGGGAGACGCGGCCGGACATCGAGGTGTTCAGGTGGTTGAAGCTGTATCTCAAGTGCTACTTTGGCGGCAAGGTCGGAAACCACGACTTCCCCCTCGCCCCTCGCGGGTCCCGGCAGCAGCTGGAGGTATGGGAAGCGCTCAGGACGGTGCCGTACGGTCGGACCGTGCGACCGGAGGCTCTGCTGCGGGATGTAATCCGGCAGAGTGGATGCGAGACGCTCACTTCACAAGGGCTCCAGGCAGCGATTGAGAGAACCCCTATTTCCATTCTGATCCCTTCGCACAGGATACTCAGGTCGGTCGGAAGCCTCGCCGACTATCCCGGCGGTCCGCAGAGGAAGGAGGCCCTTCTGGGGGTGGAGGGAGTTCTCAGCGTTGGGAATGTCCTGCGGCACAGTTCAAGCAGAGCGGTGCAGGAACTGACAGGGTGGCGGTACGGAAAGCTCTAG
- a CDS encoding response regulator transcription factor: MAISLVLADDHPIFLDGLATVLQRNNEFQVLATCSNGEEAIEAVRLHHPDIAVLDIKMPRTSGLEAARQIRREQLNSRIVLLTAELEEEETLEALRIGVQGLLLKNMALHLIMQCMRKVYAGESWVEHHSAVQALEKMLRRESGTLEFGSLLTPREMEIMRMVTRGLRNREIANHLCLSEGTVKVHLHNIYEKVKVDGRVALIRHAHDRGFV, encoded by the coding sequence ATGGCCATATCACTCGTGCTAGCAGATGACCACCCCATTTTCCTGGACGGGCTTGCAACCGTGCTTCAGCGCAACAACGAATTTCAGGTGCTGGCAACCTGCAGTAACGGTGAGGAAGCGATCGAGGCCGTCCGCCTGCACCATCCCGACATAGCTGTGCTCGACATCAAGATGCCGAGAACCTCCGGCCTAGAGGCTGCCCGACAGATACGTCGGGAACAGCTAAACAGCCGCATCGTCCTGCTCACCGCCGAGCTGGAAGAGGAGGAAACACTTGAAGCCCTCCGCATCGGGGTGCAGGGGCTCCTCCTGAAGAACATGGCACTGCACCTGATCATGCAGTGCATGCGGAAGGTCTACGCCGGTGAAAGCTGGGTGGAACACCATTCCGCCGTTCAGGCGCTGGAGAAGATGCTGAGGCGGGAAAGCGGTACACTGGAATTCGGCTCTCTCCTGACCCCGCGGGAGATGGAAATAATGCGCATGGTCACGAGGGGGCTGCGCAACAGGGAGATCGCCAACCACCTTTGTCTCAGTGAAGGGACGGTGAAGGTGCACCTGCACAATATCTACGAGAAGGTGAAGGTCGATGGCCGCGTCGCCCTGATCCGGCATGCCCACGACAGGGGATTTGTGTAA
- a CDS encoding MBL fold metallo-hydrolase, producing the protein MHGEQYVCLVCGFNMVGFHPDHCPFCGTGKENFITADQCSARYRVQGTPVHKHVTRLNSTPSLGIEHAAYCIDTPGGAIWIDCPSCFDKTAPRAHTILFTHHHFLGACNLYREQFGARVRIHHDDSWHQICRPFIFDDTFGADFLEHGLQAFHIDGHTPGFTMYIFEDVLFICDYVFLDGESMKYNPFGPADRTVAGGVQIAKLLQGKELSTVCGYNYVVPYDEWRRRFEAGPVYAGY; encoded by the coding sequence ATGCACGGTGAACAGTACGTCTGCCTGGTGTGCGGTTTCAACATGGTCGGCTTTCATCCCGATCATTGCCCCTTCTGCGGCACGGGAAAGGAGAACTTCATCACCGCCGACCAGTGCTCTGCACGGTACCGGGTGCAGGGGACGCCGGTGCACAAGCACGTCACCCGGCTAAACTCCACCCCTTCCCTCGGCATCGAGCACGCCGCCTACTGCATCGACACCCCAGGCGGCGCCATCTGGATCGACTGCCCCTCGTGCTTCGACAAAACAGCGCCCCGCGCTCACACCATCCTCTTTACCCACCACCACTTCCTCGGCGCCTGCAATCTGTACCGCGAGCAGTTCGGGGCGCGGGTGCGCATCCATCACGACGACTCCTGGCACCAGATCTGCCGCCCCTTTATCTTTGACGACACATTCGGCGCCGACTTCCTGGAGCACGGGCTGCAGGCGTTCCACATCGACGGCCATACCCCCGGCTTCACCATGTACATCTTTGAGGATGTCCTCTTCATCTGCGACTACGTCTTTCTGGACGGAGAGAGCATGAAGTACAACCCGTTCGGGCCCGCCGATCGTACCGTTGCCGGGGGTGTACAGATCGCAAAACTACTGCAGGGGAAAGAGCTCAGCACCGTCTGCGGCTACAACTACGTCGTCCCCTACGACGAGTGGAGGCGCAGGTTCGAGGCGGGACCGGTGTACGCAGGTTACTGA
- a CDS encoding phospholipase D family protein translates to MRILLDSAVTTAVKNPHTAMIAESVRKCAPTCIAVAFIGTDWKEYVENPRELAAVIVSPTIGTNPRAVTDLAKTIGWERIFLLDELHAKIFIGETSAVVGSANLTKNGLSGLRLIEACVEIRDEGELRVLTELFSELRRRAEKRYPDKEAKKRKIAELQSVWNAAVVSGAMAETRSGSSFLDFELVGRDDFYVVWYQPVEVAFSEDVKAIESVIANDIHFAKGDQVQKHKWALLWHITGSGKPSAKRPYWLYIHELFKNGVVEPGYGYPQCAVQRSDLPVPSPPFEITKEIANAFRKAVQDEDVAKYLVQSLEKFRLKDSLDGVPLLIERMKSYLKKGQIRA, encoded by the coding sequence ATGCGGATACTCCTCGACAGCGCCGTAACGACGGCCGTAAAGAATCCGCACACCGCGATGATCGCTGAGTCGGTCAGGAAGTGCGCGCCTACCTGCATCGCAGTCGCCTTCATCGGTACCGACTGGAAGGAGTACGTGGAGAATCCGCGCGAACTCGCAGCGGTTATTGTGTCCCCCACGATCGGCACCAATCCGCGCGCGGTGACTGATCTCGCAAAGACGATCGGGTGGGAGAGGATCTTTCTGCTCGATGAGCTTCACGCAAAGATCTTCATCGGGGAAACCTCCGCAGTCGTCGGCAGCGCCAACCTGACGAAAAACGGCCTGAGCGGCCTCAGGCTGATCGAGGCGTGCGTGGAGATACGAGACGAAGGGGAGCTGCGGGTTCTCACTGAGCTCTTTTCAGAGCTGAGGAGGAGGGCGGAGAAGCGGTATCCCGATAAGGAGGCAAAGAAGAGAAAGATAGCAGAGCTGCAGAGCGTCTGGAACGCGGCGGTGGTAAGCGGAGCAATGGCCGAGACGCGGTCCGGCAGCTCTTTTCTGGATTTCGAGCTTGTCGGGCGCGACGACTTCTACGTGGTGTGGTATCAGCCGGTCGAAGTCGCTTTTTCGGAAGACGTGAAGGCGATTGAAAGCGTCATCGCCAACGACATCCACTTCGCAAAGGGAGACCAGGTTCAGAAGCATAAGTGGGCTCTTTTGTGGCACATTACCGGTTCTGGAAAGCCGTCCGCTAAGAGACCGTACTGGCTTTACATTCACGAGCTTTTCAAGAACGGCGTCGTCGAGCCCGGCTACGGCTATCCGCAATGCGCAGTTCAAAGAAGCGATCTCCCCGTGCCGTCCCCCCCATTCGAGATAACGAAGGAGATAGCCAACGCATTCCGCAAGGCGGTGCAGGATGAAGATGTGGCGAAGTATCTGGTCCAGAGCCTGGAGAAGTTTCGCCTGAAGGATTCGCTGGACGGCGTCCCCCTCCTGATCGAACGAATGAAATCGTATCTGAAGAAAGGGCAGATCCGCGCCTGA
- a CDS encoding response regulator translates to MLALLIVEDDVETLNLYSKMIKASFPEIRVDTATNPEEAISQFDKNKHDIVVTDLRVPKKDDGLVIARTICEKKPNAVVLFVTAENSPALQALKPNLRHFCINEIFGKPLNVKKLIDKIAEVVAILGM, encoded by the coding sequence ATGCTGGCTCTGTTGATCGTTGAGGATGACGTGGAGACGCTCAATCTCTACAGCAAGATGATCAAGGCAAGTTTTCCGGAAATTAGAGTAGACACCGCCACAAACCCGGAGGAGGCTATCTCTCAGTTCGACAAGAACAAGCACGACATCGTCGTGACCGATCTGAGGGTGCCGAAAAAGGATGACGGACTGGTGATAGCCCGCACCATCTGTGAAAAGAAGCCCAATGCCGTCGTACTTTTCGTTACGGCAGAAAACAGCCCGGCGTTGCAGGCATTGAAACCGAACCTTCGTCACTTTTGCATCAACGAGATCTTCGGCAAGCCGCTGAACGTCAAGAAGCTCATCGACAAGATTGCGGAGGTGGTTGCCATCCTGGGCATGTAA
- the pta gene encoding phosphate acetyltransferase, with translation MQLMESIKEKARKNQQTIVLPESYDTRMLVAAQQIVEQGLAKIVLLGNPEKIQATAKTNGVNLAGVEILDPVTAPKLPHYIDQLVELRKSKGLTPEGAQQLLTAPDHLYFAGMMVRLGDAAGEVAGATGTTGDVLRAAFQTVGPAAGIKTVSSFFLMVTQTPEFGENGVMLFADCAVNPNPDAQALAEIAVATGKSCSAFLDVPARIAMLSFSTKGSARHADAEKVVQALQIAQRIDPKLSIDGELQADAALIPAVGEKKAPGSEVAGKANVLIFPTLDAGNIGYKLVERLAGAKAIGPVIQGLAKPVNDLSRGCSVADIVDVTAITAVQAQG, from the coding sequence ATGCAATTAATGGAGAGCATTAAGGAAAAGGCACGCAAGAACCAGCAGACCATAGTACTGCCCGAGAGTTATGATACCCGGATGCTGGTGGCGGCTCAGCAGATCGTGGAACAGGGTTTGGCGAAAATCGTCCTTCTCGGCAATCCGGAGAAGATCCAGGCGACTGCGAAGACGAACGGGGTGAATCTCGCCGGCGTGGAGATCCTCGATCCGGTGACGGCACCGAAGCTGCCGCACTACATCGACCAGCTGGTGGAACTCCGCAAGAGCAAGGGGCTCACCCCCGAGGGGGCGCAGCAGCTCCTCACCGCCCCCGACCACCTCTACTTCGCGGGAATGATGGTTCGTCTGGGTGACGCCGCGGGTGAGGTCGCCGGCGCGACAGGCACAACCGGAGACGTGCTCCGCGCAGCATTCCAGACGGTCGGGCCGGCAGCGGGAATAAAGACCGTCTCCTCTTTCTTCCTCATGGTGACGCAGACGCCGGAATTCGGAGAAAACGGCGTCATGCTCTTCGCCGACTGCGCCGTCAACCCGAACCCCGATGCGCAGGCGCTCGCCGAGATCGCGGTGGCGACCGGGAAGAGCTGCAGCGCCTTCCTCGACGTTCCGGCACGGATCGCCATGCTCTCCTTCTCCACCAAGGGGAGCGCACGCCATGCCGACGCGGAGAAGGTAGTGCAGGCATTGCAGATCGCCCAGCGCATCGATCCGAAGCTGAGCATCGACGGCGAGCTGCAGGCGGATGCCGCCCTCATCCCCGCGGTTGGCGAGAAGAAGGCCCCCGGGAGCGAGGTGGCGGGGAAGGCGAACGTCCTCATCTTCCCCACCCTCGATGCAGGGAATATTGGGTACAAGCTCGTGGAAAGGCTGGCGGGCGCGAAGGCGATCGGGCCGGTGATCCAGGGTCTGGCGAAGCCGGTGAATGATCTCTCCCGCGGCTGCTCCGTGGCTGACATCGTGGACGTGACGGCTATCACGGCGGTGCAGGCGCAGGGTTAG